The DNA window AATCCACCGAGAAATTCCCTCAGGCCCGACACGGCGATCTCCCGCACGAGGATGATGAGCCCGGCGATGACGTGGAAATCGCCCACATAGGGCCCCCTGAGGAATCCCTGCGCGGTCAGGATCAGGACGACTGCGGCGACCATGATCTTGTCCGCGATCGGATCGAGAAACGTGCCCAGTTTCGACACCGTCCCCTGCGCGCGGGCAAGATAGCCGTCGAGGTAATCGGTCAGCGCGATCAGGCAGTAGAGGAAGAAGCCGATCAGATATCCCAGCGCCCAGTCCGGCCACCACAGGAAGAAGCCCAGGAGCGGGACCGCGAAGATCCGCGAAAGCGTGAGGATATTGGGCAGTGTCAGCATGGCTACCCAGGGCCTTAGCGCGGCGCGCGGCCAGGCAAAAGGCGAAAGGGCGCTCTTGTGAACCGATGCCGTTTCGCTATGGGGGGCGTCGAGGGAAGGACATCTCCCGCGCCATACGCATGACGACAGCCACGCATCTCCTGCGCACCAGGCGCTTTTTCCCGATGTTCGCGACGCAGTTCCTCAATGCGTTCAACGACAATCTCTACAAGACAACGATGCTGCTTTTCGTCGTCTATGCGGTCTACAACGACCCCGAAACCGAAACGCTGTTCAGCGCGATCGCATCGGCGGTGTTCATCCTGCCCTTCGTCGTCATCTCCGGCATTTCCGGCCAGCTTGCCGACATGCGGTGCAAGGCGCGGATCATCCGCACGGTCAAACTGTGCGAGATCGGCATCATGAGCCTCGGCGCGCTCGGGCTCTACATGGCGTGGAGCGGGTGGGACCTGGCAATCGTCGCGCCGCTCGGGATCCTGACGATCGACACGACGCTGTCGATCATCGTCCTGCTGTTCGTCCTGCTGCTTGCCGGGTGTCAGTCGACCTTCCTTGCGCCGATCAAATACGCGATCCTGCCGCAGCACCTGCGCCGCGAGGAAGTGCTCGCCGGGACCGGCCTCGTCGAGGCGGGGACCTATGTCGCGATCCTGCTCGGCACGATTCTCGCCGGCCCGCTCGCGGTGGACCACACCGAATGGGCGGCGGGCGGCATCGTGCTGACGGCGATCGTCGGCTACACGGTCAGCCGGCAGGTCCCCGATGCGCCCGCGCAGGGAATGATCGAGCCGATCGACTGGAACCTCTGGCGTTCCTCCACCCGCATCATTCGCGAATCGATGGAAGACCGCCCGATCTGGTACGCGATCGTCGCGATCAGCTTCTTCTGGACCATCGGCGCGGTGCTGTTCATCCAGTTTCCGCCGCTTGCCAAGAACACGCTGGCCGCCAGTCCCGAAGTCGCGAGCCTGTTCCTCGTCATGTTCTCGATCGGCATCGCGCTGGGATCGGTCAGCATCAACGCGCTGCTGAAAGGCGCGGTCTCGGCCCGTTTCGCACCGGTCAGCGTCGTGCTGATGGGCGGCTGCGTGATCGCCTTCTACTTGCTGGTGAAGAACTGGAACGGCACGGGCGATGCCGGGCTTCTCGGAATAACCGCCTTCCTCGCCCAGCCGATGGCGGCGGCGCTCCTGCTCGCCCTGCTCGGTATCGCGGTGATGGGCGGCATGTTCGTCGTCCCGCTCTACGCATTTCTCACCACGCGGGTCGCGGGCGAAAAGGCGGCGCGGGTGATCGCGGCCAACAACATCGTCAATTCGGCCGCCAT is part of the Erythrobacter litoralis genome and encodes:
- the pgsA gene encoding CDP-diacylglycerol--glycerol-3-phosphate 3-phosphatidyltransferase; its protein translation is MLTLPNILTLSRIFAVPLLGFFLWWPDWALGYLIGFFLYCLIALTDYLDGYLARAQGTVSKLGTFLDPIADKIMVAAVVLILTAQGFLRGPYVGDFHVIAGLIILVREIAVSGLREFLGGLQVSVPVSRLAKWKTAFQLVSLAALILGGALHGQPCQAMGEGCKTFAESWLHVVGLTTLWLAAVLTLVTGWDYLRVGLRHMD
- a CDS encoding MFS transporter — protein: MTTATHLLRTRRFFPMFATQFLNAFNDNLYKTTMLLFVVYAVYNDPETETLFSAIASAVFILPFVVISGISGQLADMRCKARIIRTVKLCEIGIMSLGALGLYMAWSGWDLAIVAPLGILTIDTTLSIIVLLFVLLLAGCQSTFLAPIKYAILPQHLRREEVLAGTGLVEAGTYVAILLGTILAGPLAVDHTEWAAGGIVLTAIVGYTVSRQVPDAPAQGMIEPIDWNLWRSSTRIIRESMEDRPIWYAIVAISFFWTIGAVLFIQFPPLAKNTLAASPEVASLFLVMFSIGIALGSVSINALLKGAVSARFAPVSVVLMGGCVIAFYLLVKNWNGTGDAGLLGITAFLAQPMAAALLLALLGIAVMGGMFVVPLYAFLTTRVAGEKAARVIAANNIVNSAAMVGGSLLSVGLTALGVQAVEQVLLAAGMSLISAWLGRVLYKVEREEMTGAAGLAG